TGTAAGTTGGAGGGTCAGAAAAGATTATATTGGTGTTAGTTTGAGCTGAAAGTTCAAAAGACTtagataacattaatttaatgagTTTGAATTGAATTGCAAAGAACTGACAGCCTAAAACGATAAAATCAAATGCttgattaatattgattttttttattattatttaatcaaattttgaaatgtatagtTTATTTTGCTTGAGGTAATGCAAATTACAATCAGATTTaacttgaaaaaagaaataataaacatatttttgagttTATATAGTTGATAGAAAATTAGCTATCAAAAGTGGCTAGcttactataaattttatataatgagaaattttgaagaaatttacactcacaattttattattaccaATGCAATAAACATTTAGATTGCTGAAGGTTTATTCAGTATTCAAAAAGACTAAATTAACTGACGATTAATACTTACCAAGAATATAATTAGGCGATGCTTGATAGCCATGAAGGAAATTTGTTtccatgtttaaatttttacttgagattttttcttcagattttaaattatgattaatatcaTTGATACAATGATCTTTATCAATAACtccttttgaaaagtttttatcaaCAGTATCAAAAAGTTCAAGATTCTCTTTAACAGAATTGGAAACTTGTTGAAAATGAGTAGGAAACTTTGATTCATTAGAATCCTGAGCATGACTAGATGAGTGAGAAACATTGAAGGAAGCTTGACTTGTTACAGGAAGTTGATTTGTTGATGACTGAGTAGGAGAAACATGTGGTCTTTGCAGACGCAGAGCTGTGAAGGTTGCACCTTGAGAACCAACAGATATTTGAAGATGGGAGCCAAAATCTCTGTAATTGCAAGGGCTTCCAACATTAGTAGGAATGGTTGATATTTCAACTGGACATGCATCAGAAGATTGAGGCTGCAATTGAAGATTTAATGAAGTAGTGTGACGACCAGGTCTTGAAGAATGAGAAGCAGTTGTGCACACAGAACTGCCATAGACATTCAATTGTTGTTGTGCAAATGGGAATGAAGGAGTTATACTCAAACTTACAGCATGCCCTTTAGAAGGCTGAATTTCAGAGTAATTTGATGCACTAGAAGATTCTTTTGATCTTGGTGATTCTACAGGTAGAACTGTGTGTTCCTTTGTTGTAGAAAACATCATACgattgtcagtttttttatcaatGGGCATATGGCACATTATTGTATGACTAGAAACTggcatatttttatagatatctttAAATGGTCTATCATGATTTGAAACAACTGGAGCTGATTTGACTTCAGGTTTGAAAGATTCTTTTGGTGATTTGGATAGGGGATTTTTAGGTAGTTGGAGTTCACTTTTATGAGAAACTTTTGTATCTGATGCTTGAGATGAAACATTATGTTTCtctatttcaatatattcttgATTGCTATTGTTGTTCTGCCTGATAATGGCATTCAAATTGGAAGTTTTGATCTCTTGATTAGAGTTCAAATCtacaataacatttttctttgattttgttttcttatCAGATGAATGGATATCTGAAAATGGTTGACTGGAGTGAAAGTGACTTTTGCTCTGCTTTTGCAGAAGGTTGATACACTTATTTTGATCTTGTGCATACTGAAAggtaa
The window above is part of the Argiope bruennichi chromosome 7, qqArgBrue1.1, whole genome shotgun sequence genome. Proteins encoded here:
- the LOC129975022 gene encoding TGF-beta-activated kinase 1 and MAP3K7-binding protein 2-like isoform X2: MASRNIASMHLFLEMKTKFPDLPEELLRNHVPLYAQDQNKCINLLQKQSKSHFHSSQPFSDIHSSDKKTKSKKNVIVDLNSNQEIKTSNLNAIIRQNNNSNQEYIEIEKHNVSSQASDTKVSHKSELQLPKNPLSKSPKESFKPEVKSAPVVSNHDRPFKDIYKNMPVSSHTIMCHMPIDKKTDNRMMFSTTKEHTVLPVESPRSKESSSASNYSEIQPSKGHAVSLSITPSFPFAQQQLNVYGSSVCTTASHSSRPGRHTTSLNLQLQPQSSDACPVEISTIPTNVGSPCNYRDFGSHLQISVGSQGATFTALRLQRPHVSPTQSSTNQLPVTSQASFNVSHSSSHAQDSNESKFPTHFQQVSNSVKENLELFDTVDKNFSKGVIDKDHCINDINHNLKSEEKISSKNLNMETNFLHGYQASPNYILDVKNHQKARLNSVQEELNKEKAICSDLKFEINKLEQEIERRQHAEKNSFSYAEMLKKLKEENRKLALECNNLIMEYDLCSKDQTPISATDEDFYSNIFTGPNDGLTCKSGKSKKHDSQSQDKSKSEDDENSSWKCKSCTFVNHPALEKCEMCELPKGFGSFFDER
- the LOC129975022 gene encoding TGF-beta-activated kinase 1 and MAP3K7-binding protein 2-like isoform X1, producing MASRNIASMHLFLEMKTKFPDLPEELLRNHVPLYAQDQNKCINLLQKQSKSHFHSSQPFSDIHSSDKKTKSKKNVIVDLNSNQEIKTSNLNAIIRQNNNSNQEYIEIEKHNVSSQASDTKVSHKSELQLPKNPLSKSPKESFKPEVKSAPVVSNHDRPFKDIYKNMPVSSHTIMCHMPIDKKTDNRMMFSTTKEHTVLPVESPRSKESSSASNYSEIQPSKGHAVSLSITPSFPFAQQQLNVYGSSVCTTASHSSRPGRHTTSLNLQLQPQSSDACPVEISTIPTNVGSPCNYRDFGSHLQISVGSQGATFTALRLQRPHVSPTQSSTNQLPVTSQASFNVSHSSSHAQDSNESKFPTHFQQVSNSVKENLELFDTVDKNFSKGVIDKDHCINDINHNLKSEEKISSKNLNMETNFLHGYQASPNYILDVKNHQKARLNSVQEELNKEKAICSDLKFEINKLEQEIERRQHAEKNSFSYAEMLKKLKEENRKLALECNNLIMEYDLCSKDQTPISATDEDFYSNIFTGPNDGLTCKSGKSKKHDSQSQDKSKSEDDENSSWKCKSCTFVNHPALEKCEMCELPKGFGYAKYNSNYSTTSHLRLMPSTEGQPRRAVGSVQIKVTRRIPSNSKSVKLQLTHRMPR